The following coding sequences lie in one Sphingomonas sp. M1-B02 genomic window:
- a CDS encoding bifunctional [glutamine synthetase] adenylyltransferase/[glutamine synthetase]-adenylyl-L-tyrosine phosphorylase, whose protein sequence is MVEPTTLDDAISRIRAHSDFLSNLLDREAALVAELESALEDPLAAARAVDGEMNEARRLRLERRRLALLVAIGDLSGRFDLTRVTHLLSDFADDALDRAIRTAILERSPDAEPRGFAAIALGKQGSRELNYSSDIDPILVFDPQTLPCRPREDPQEAAVRIGRRVIELLQSRDGDGYVIRVDLRLRPSPEATPIVLPVEAAISYYESQALPWERAAFIRARAAAGDRGLGSSFLEAIRPFVWRRALDYGTIREIRDISHRIRDHYSQSQAFGPGYDLKRGRGGIREVEFFAQIHQLIHGGRDPALRAPATRDALAALAAAGRIDAADATALSDGYTLFRTIEHRLQMVDDRQTHSLPANPEALDTVAQLHGLADGQALLALLAPHVERVGRVYDALADEGEARVSGDSERLETRLTEAGFDNPAGALRIIEGWRGGSYPALRTPQAREALEAVLGGLIEAFAQAPDSTHAITRFDAMLSRLPSAINFFRLLEAQPALARLLSAILCHAPTLAEQLGRRAELLDGLIDASALKPVPDIPGLIEEMAARERGADYQWLLEHVRRVVGERRFALGAQIVAGTSDPLEVSAGYARVAEAAVEVLAKATVAEFAQAHGRVPGSELLILALGRMGGGALTHASDLDLIYLFTGDHSAESDGAKPLGAVTYYNRLAQRVTAALSVATAAGPLYEVDTRLRPSGTQGPLAVSLDGFRRYQREDAWTWEHMALTRARALFGSDAARAEVRAIIDDVLNGARPARDVVADAAKMRSEMAAHKPPAGPLDAKMLEGGLVDLEFAVHTLQLQYRTGFDTHLGRAVDALIAEGRMPAGMRAAHDLLSRLLVTLRLVAPDAQPPGAPTQALIARAVGLGSWDEVVASLERTRQEVRACWEGIRGN, encoded by the coding sequence GTGGTTGAGCCGACGACGCTGGACGACGCGATCTCGCGGATACGGGCGCACAGCGACTTTCTCTCGAACCTCCTCGATCGCGAGGCGGCGCTGGTTGCCGAGCTGGAGTCCGCGCTCGAAGATCCGCTGGCCGCCGCCCGTGCGGTCGACGGCGAGATGAACGAAGCGCGGCGGCTGCGGCTCGAGCGGCGGCGGCTGGCCCTGCTGGTGGCGATCGGCGATCTTTCCGGCCGGTTCGATCTGACCCGCGTCACCCATCTGCTCAGCGACTTTGCCGATGATGCGCTCGATCGGGCGATCCGCACCGCAATCCTCGAGCGCAGTCCCGACGCCGAACCGCGCGGCTTCGCGGCGATCGCTTTGGGCAAGCAGGGCAGCCGCGAGCTCAATTATTCCTCCGACATCGATCCGATCCTGGTCTTCGATCCCCAGACGCTGCCGTGCCGCCCGCGCGAGGATCCGCAGGAAGCGGCGGTGCGGATCGGCCGCCGGGTGATCGAGCTGCTCCAGTCGCGGGACGGCGACGGCTATGTGATCCGCGTCGACCTGCGGCTGCGGCCCTCGCCCGAGGCAACGCCGATCGTGCTGCCGGTGGAGGCGGCGATCTCCTATTATGAATCGCAGGCGCTGCCGTGGGAGCGCGCCGCTTTCATCCGCGCGCGGGCGGCGGCGGGGGACCGCGGCCTGGGGTCGAGCTTCCTCGAGGCGATCCGGCCGTTCGTGTGGCGCCGCGCGCTCGATTACGGGACGATCCGCGAGATACGCGATATCTCGCACCGCATCCGCGACCATTATTCGCAGTCGCAGGCCTTCGGCCCCGGCTACGATCTGAAGCGCGGGCGCGGCGGCATCCGCGAGGTCGAATTCTTCGCGCAGATCCACCAGCTCATCCATGGCGGACGCGATCCCGCACTTCGCGCGCCGGCGACGCGCGATGCGCTGGCGGCATTGGCCGCGGCGGGGCGGATCGATGCGGCCGATGCGACGGCACTGAGCGACGGCTACACCTTGTTCCGGACGATCGAGCATCGCCTGCAGATGGTCGACGACCGCCAGACGCATTCGCTGCCGGCCAATCCGGAGGCGTTGGATACCGTCGCGCAGCTGCATGGGCTGGCGGACGGCCAGGCGCTGCTCGCCTTGCTGGCGCCGCATGTCGAGCGGGTGGGGCGAGTCTATGACGCGCTGGCCGATGAAGGCGAAGCGCGGGTTTCGGGCGATTCCGAGAGGCTGGAGACGCGGCTGACCGAAGCGGGGTTCGACAATCCGGCGGGGGCGCTGCGGATCATCGAGGGCTGGCGCGGCGGAAGCTATCCCGCGCTGCGCACCCCGCAGGCGCGCGAGGCGCTCGAAGCGGTGCTGGGCGGGCTTATCGAGGCTTTCGCACAGGCGCCCGACAGCACGCATGCGATCACCCGCTTCGATGCGATGCTGTCGCGGCTGCCCAGCGCGATCAACTTCTTCCGTCTGCTGGAAGCGCAGCCGGCGCTGGCGCGGCTGTTGAGTGCGATCCTGTGCCACGCGCCGACGCTGGCCGAGCAACTGGGGCGGCGGGCAGAGCTGCTCGACGGACTGATCGACGCCAGTGCGTTGAAGCCGGTGCCCGATATCCCCGGACTGATCGAGGAGATGGCCGCGCGCGAGCGGGGCGCCGACTATCAATGGCTGCTCGAGCATGTCCGCCGGGTGGTGGGCGAGCGGCGCTTCGCGCTGGGCGCGCAGATCGTCGCGGGGACGAGCGACCCGCTCGAAGTCTCGGCGGGCTATGCGCGGGTGGCGGAAGCGGCGGTCGAGGTGCTGGCCAAGGCCACCGTGGCCGAGTTTGCGCAGGCGCATGGCCGGGTCCCCGGCAGCGAGCTTCTGATTCTCGCTCTCGGGCGAATGGGGGGCGGGGCCCTGACCCACGCCTCCGACCTCGACCTGATCTATCTCTTCACCGGCGATCATTCAGCCGAGTCCGACGGTGCAAAGCCGCTGGGGGCGGTGACCTATTACAACCGGCTTGCGCAGCGGGTGACCGCCGCGCTCTCCGTCGCGACCGCGGCAGGGCCACTATATGAGGTCGATACTCGGCTCCGGCCTTCGGGCACCCAGGGGCCGCTGGCGGTGTCGCTCGACGGGTTTCGGCGATACCAGCGCGAGGATGCGTGGACCTGGGAGCATATGGCGCTGACCCGGGCGCGGGCATTGTTCGGGTCGGACGCGGCGCGCGCCGAGGTTCGCGCGATCATCGACGACGTGCTCAACGGCGCGCGGCCCGCGCGCGACGTGGTGGCCGACGCCGCGAAGATGCGCAGCGAGATGGCGGCGCACAAGCCGCCCGCCGGTCCGCTCGATGCCAAGATGCTCGAGGGCGGGCTCGTCGACCTGGAGTTCGCGGTGCACACGCTGCAGTTGCAATATCGCACCGGCTTCGACACGCATCTTGGGCGCGCGGTGGATGCGCTGATCGCGGAAGGGCGGATGCCGGCCGGGATGCGCGCGGCGCATGATCTGCTTTCGCGGCTGCTGGTGACGCTGCGGCTGGTCGCGCCCGATGCGCAGCCGCCGGGAGCGCCAACGCAGGCACTGATCGCGCGCGCGGTCGGCCTCGGCTCGTGGGACGAGGTGGTTGCGTCGCTGGAGCGGACCCGGCAGGAGGTCCGCGCCTGCTGGGAGGGCATCCGCGGCAATTGA
- a CDS encoding sigma-70 family RNA polymerase sigma factor, which yields MTESATPDDGEDGREDGAEAEAPHVHVALSDPEFKKQLATVIPHLRAFGRSLSGSRDLADDLVQETLLKAWAARQRFQAGTNMRAWTFIILRNLYLSQMRRARFKGEWDDLVADRLLAAPASQDRHVELADMQRALLHLPQPQREALILVGAGGFAYEEAAEICDVAVGTIKSRVARGRVALEALMTDGQLPSRRDSVTNPDGKGALDTIMDEVDDLSRDR from the coding sequence ATGACTGAGTCCGCAACGCCCGACGACGGGGAGGATGGCCGCGAGGATGGCGCGGAAGCCGAGGCTCCGCATGTCCACGTCGCGCTCTCGGACCCCGAGTTCAAGAAGCAGCTTGCGACGGTGATCCCCCATCTGCGTGCGTTCGGTCGCTCGCTCTCGGGCAGCCGCGATCTCGCAGACGACCTGGTGCAGGAGACGTTGCTCAAGGCCTGGGCGGCACGTCAACGCTTCCAGGCCGGCACGAATATGCGCGCCTGGACCTTCATCATCCTCCGCAACCTTTATCTTTCCCAGATGCGCCGCGCGCGCTTCAAGGGCGAGTGGGACGATCTGGTGGCCGACCGGCTGCTCGCCGCGCCGGCCAGCCAGGATCGCCACGTCGAGCTTGCCGACATGCAGCGCGCGCTGCTCCACCTTCCCCAGCCGCAGCGCGAGGCGCTGATCCTGGTCGGGGCAGGGGGCTTCGCTTATGAGGAAGCGGCTGAGATTTGCGACGTCGCGGTCGGCACGATCAAGAGCCGGGTCGCGCGTGGCCGCGTCGCTCTTGAGGCGCTGATGACCGACGGGCAATTGCCTTCTCGCCGCGATAGCGTCACCAATCCGGACGGCAAGGGCGCGCTCGATACGATCATGGACGAAGTCGACGATCTCAGTCGCGATCGCTGA
- a CDS encoding response regulator has product MSLGQQLAPHLPLLRRYARALTGSQTEGDRYVRAALEAIVAAPDQFPRDVDPRLGLYRTFQAIWQSTHLDDDDMIDDGSNEAEAIARKRLARLAPLSRQALLLTTVEGFSIEDAGYLIEEDSKSVTALVAEAVAEIERQTRTRVMIIEDEPLIAMDLEQIARDLGHEVTGVAVTRDEAVALAMEDRPGLVLADIQLADDSSGIDAVKDILAEFSVPVIFITAFPERLLTGERPEPTFLITKPFQRETVKTTISQALFFDQATVPV; this is encoded by the coding sequence ATGTCGCTCGGCCAGCAACTCGCGCCCCATCTTCCCCTGCTGCGGCGCTATGCCCGTGCATTGACCGGCAGCCAGACCGAGGGCGATCGCTACGTCCGCGCGGCGCTGGAAGCGATCGTGGCGGCGCCCGACCAGTTTCCGCGCGACGTCGATCCCCGGCTCGGGCTCTATCGCACCTTCCAGGCGATCTGGCAGTCGACCCATCTCGATGACGACGACATGATCGACGACGGCTCCAACGAGGCCGAGGCGATCGCCCGCAAGCGGCTCGCTCGGCTCGCGCCGCTTTCGCGCCAGGCATTGCTGCTCACCACGGTCGAGGGCTTCAGCATCGAGGATGCGGGCTATCTAATCGAGGAAGACAGCAAGAGCGTGACCGCGCTGGTCGCCGAAGCCGTGGCCGAGATCGAGCGCCAGACGCGCACCCGCGTGATGATCATCGAAGACGAGCCGCTTATCGCGATGGACCTCGAGCAGATCGCCCGCGATCTGGGCCATGAGGTGACCGGCGTCGCCGTGACCCGCGACGAAGCCGTGGCGCTGGCGATGGAAGACCGTCCCGGCCTGGTGCTGGCCGACATCCAGTTGGCCGACGACAGCTCGGGCATCGACGCGGTCAAGGACATCCTCGCCGAGTTCTCGGTGCCTGTGATCTTCATCACCGCATTCCCCGAGCGCCTGCTGACCGGCGAGCGGCCCGAGCCGACTTTCCTGATCACCAAGCCCTTCCAGCGCGAGACCGTGAAGACCACGATCAGCCAGGCGCTTTTCTTCGATCAGGCGACCGTACCGGTCTGA